A stretch of the Argentina anserina chromosome 6, drPotAnse1.1, whole genome shotgun sequence genome encodes the following:
- the LOC126798508 gene encoding PRA1 family protein A1-like, protein MDWGNVTAEDLVDALREVDWSSPPRPFSEFFSRFTVPRSSAKWNSRLKCNLYYYRTNYFLLIVTILALAFVIRPLAIVAAVLTALTIAFLNDSFAGTFSEKVTKSVRQFSPHLAAKMRPSLTPVIRGRPSAKRAIFICGRPRWVFVLIFSSVSFFMWFVSCGLLVVSWALSVGLLATLLHASFRTPNLKARLNTFREEFRQVWRNYSEL, encoded by the exons ATGGATTGGGGCAACGTCACGGCCGAGGATCTGGTCGACGCCCTCCGCGAAGTTGACTGGTCATCTCCGCCGCGCCCCTTCTCGGAATTCTTCTCCAGGTTCACCGTCCCCAGATCCTCCGCCAAATGGAACAGCCGCCTCAAATGCAATCTCTACTA CTACAGAACCAACTACTTCCTCTTGATTGTTACGATTCTCG CCTTGGCTTTTGTGATTAGGCCTCTTGCGATTGTTGCCGCCGTTCTGACTGCACTCACCATTGCTTTTCTGAATGACAG CTTTGCAGGTACTTTTAGTGAGAAAGTAACAAAATCTGTGAGGCAATTCTCACCACATCTAGCTGCAAAGATGAGACCTTCTCTTAC GCCTGTAATTCGTGGACGTCCATCAGCTAAGAGAGCAATATTCATATGTGGTCGGCCTCgttgggtttttgttttgatcttCTCTTCTG TGAGTTTCTTCATGTGGTTCGTTTCTTGTGGTCTCTTAGTTGTCTCATGGGCACTTTCCGTTGGACTTCTCG CTACTTTACTGCATGCAAGCTTCAGGACACCCAACTTGAAAGCACGTCTGAACACATTCCGCGAGGAATTTCGTCAAGTTTGGCGTAACTATAGTGAGCTGTAA